A genome region from Panicum virgatum strain AP13 chromosome 4K, P.virgatum_v5, whole genome shotgun sequence includes the following:
- the LOC120703843 gene encoding DEAD-box ATP-dependent RNA helicase 52A-like isoform X1, which yields MEAYGGDGGGAWSTVPSRSRRAAPTAPAPRGGGGGGEGRAPGAGELAEAVEGLEIGGGGGGERRLDKYDIPVEVSGEGAPPPADGFEAAGLAEAVLRNVARCGYESPTPVQRYAMPIAMAGRDLMACAQTGSGKTAAFCLPVVSGLLAAAAEGGYGRRDKGSFERRAKPRALVLAPTRELAAQINEEAKKFSSQTGLRVVVAYGGTPMYDQLRDLERGVDLLVATPGRLVDMVERSRISLEAIKYLVMDEADRMLDMGFEPQIRKIVDMMNMPKKSVRQTMLFSATFPPEIQRLASDFLHNYIFITVGRVGSSTDLIEQKIEFVNDGEKRGFLLEILNKQCVRGPDGKLQQPLTLIFVETKREADTLRYWLYSKGFPATAIHGDRTQQERESALRSFKSGATPIMVATDVASRGLDVPNVAHVINYDLPKSVEDYVHRIGRTGRAGKAGNATAFFTESNHSLAKGLLELMTEAKRDVPKWLLDYAERPCYGGSSYGGRGRRSGGGFGSRDYRRSSDYGYGGNDYNNGGGGSYSGGGGYGGRSGYSGGGGGRGGYSSGGDGYSAGGGYSGGGGGCSRDGGGGSGDSYRSSAPPPRYYPTYPMGTTDISASGWD from the exons ATGGAGGCgtacggcggcgacggcggcggcgcgtggagcaCGGTACCGTCCCGCTCCCGCAGGGCGGCGCCGACCGCCCCGGCTcctcgcggaggcggcggaggcggcgagggcCGCGCGCCGGGGGCGGGCGAGCTCGccgaggcggtggaggggctggagatcggcggcggcgggggcggggagcggcggctgGACAAGTACGACATCCCGGTGGAGGTGAGCGGGGAGGGCGCGCCGCCCCCCGCCGACGGGTTCGAGGCGGCCGGGCTGGCGGAGGCCGTGCTCCGGAACGTCGCGCGCTGCGGGTACGAGAGCCCCACCCCCGTGCAGCGCTACGCGATGCCGATCGCCATGGCCGGGAGGGACCTCATGGCGTGCGCGCAGACCGGGTCCGGGAAGACCGCCGCGTTCTGCCTCCCCGTCGTGAGCGGcctgttggcggcggcggcggagggagggtACGGGCGCCGGGACAAGGGGTCGTTCGAGCGCAGGGCGAAGCCGCGCGCGCTCGTCCTCGCGCCCACCAGGGAGCTTGCAGCCCAG ATTAATGAGGAGGCCAAGAAGTTTTCTTCCCAAACGGGTCTCAGAGTTGTGGTAGCTTATGGGGGAACACCAATGTATGATCAG CTGCGTGATCTGGAGAGGGGTGTCGATCTTCTTGTTGCTACACCTGGACGCCTTGTGGACATGGTTGAACGATCACGGATCTCTCTTGAGGCGATTAAGTACCTGGTAATGGATGAGGCTGACAGAATGCTGGATATGGGGTTTGAGCCTCAGATAAGAAAGATAGTTGATATGATGAATATGCCAAAAAAGTCTGTAAGACAAACTATGCTCTTCAGTGCAACCTTCCCTCCAGAAATACAG AGACTGGCTTCTGATTTCTTGCACAATTACATATTTATCACTGTCGGGAGGGTTGGGTCAAGCACAGACCTGATTGAGCAGAAAATTGAGTTTGTTAATGATGGGGAGAAAAGAGGCTTCCTGCTAGAAATTTTAAACAAGCAATGTGTTCGTGGACCTGATGGCAAG CTGCAGCAACCCCTAACGTTGATCTTTGTGGAGACAAAGAGGGAAGCTGACACATTGCGGTATTGGCTATACTCAAAAGGTTTCCCTGCAACAGCGATCCATGGTGACAGAACACAGCAG GAGAGGGAGAGTGCTCTGAGGTCTTTCAAGAGTGGCGCTACTCCAATCATGGTAGCTACTGATGTAGCGTCAAGGGGTTTGGATGTCCCGAACGTGGCTCATGTGATCAATTACGACCTCCCCAAGAGTGTCGAGGATTACGTCCATCGGATCGGAAGAACTGGGAGAGCTGGAAAGGCTGGGAACGCTACCGCCTTCTTCACCGAGTCGAACCACTCCCTGGCGAAGGGTCTGCTGGAGCTGATGACTGAGGCGAAGCGGGACGTGCCCAAGTGGCTCTTGGACTACGCTGAAAGACCATGCTATGGAGGGTCAAGCTACGGTGGAAGAGGCCGAAGGAGTGGTGGTGGGTTTGGCAGCAGAGACTATCGTCGCAGCAGCGACTACGGCTATGGTGGTAATGACTACAacaatggtggcggcggcagctacTCAGGTGGCGGTGGCTACGGCGGCCGCAGTGGCTACTCgggtggtggaggtggccgcGGTGGCTACTCTAGCGGTGGTGATGGCTATTCTGCCGGCGGCGGGTActctggtggtggtgggggctGCTCTCGTGATGGAGGTGGAGGCAGCGGAGACTCCTACAGATCAAGTGCTCCTCCTCCGCGGTACTACCCAACCTACCCCATGGGCACCACGGATATCAGCGCCTCTGGCTGGGACTAG
- the LOC120703843 gene encoding DEAD-box ATP-dependent RNA helicase 52A-like isoform X2, with amino-acid sequence MEAYGGDGGGAWSTVPSRSRRAAPTAPAPRGGGGGGEGRAPGAGELAEAVEGLEIGGGGGGERRLDKYDIPVEVSGEGAPPPADGFEAAGLAEAVLRNVARCGYESPTPVQRYAMPIAMAGRDLMACAQTGSGKTAAFCLPVVSGLLAAAAEGGYGRRDKGSFERRAKPRALVLAPTRELAAQINEEAKKFSSQTGLRVVVAYGGTPMYDQLRDLERGVDLLVATPGRLVDMVERSRISLEAIKYLVMDEADRMLDMGFEPQIRKIVDMMNMPKKSVRQTMLFSATFPPEIQRLASDFLHNYIFITVGRVGSSTDLIEQKIEFVNDGEKRGFLLEILNKQCVRGPDGKQPLTLIFVETKREADTLRYWLYSKGFPATAIHGDRTQQERESALRSFKSGATPIMVATDVASRGLDVPNVAHVINYDLPKSVEDYVHRIGRTGRAGKAGNATAFFTESNHSLAKGLLELMTEAKRDVPKWLLDYAERPCYGGSSYGGRGRRSGGGFGSRDYRRSSDYGYGGNDYNNGGGGSYSGGGGYGGRSGYSGGGGGRGGYSSGGDGYSAGGGYSGGGGGCSRDGGGGSGDSYRSSAPPPRYYPTYPMGTTDISASGWD; translated from the exons ATGGAGGCgtacggcggcgacggcggcggcgcgtggagcaCGGTACCGTCCCGCTCCCGCAGGGCGGCGCCGACCGCCCCGGCTcctcgcggaggcggcggaggcggcgagggcCGCGCGCCGGGGGCGGGCGAGCTCGccgaggcggtggaggggctggagatcggcggcggcgggggcggggagcggcggctgGACAAGTACGACATCCCGGTGGAGGTGAGCGGGGAGGGCGCGCCGCCCCCCGCCGACGGGTTCGAGGCGGCCGGGCTGGCGGAGGCCGTGCTCCGGAACGTCGCGCGCTGCGGGTACGAGAGCCCCACCCCCGTGCAGCGCTACGCGATGCCGATCGCCATGGCCGGGAGGGACCTCATGGCGTGCGCGCAGACCGGGTCCGGGAAGACCGCCGCGTTCTGCCTCCCCGTCGTGAGCGGcctgttggcggcggcggcggagggagggtACGGGCGCCGGGACAAGGGGTCGTTCGAGCGCAGGGCGAAGCCGCGCGCGCTCGTCCTCGCGCCCACCAGGGAGCTTGCAGCCCAG ATTAATGAGGAGGCCAAGAAGTTTTCTTCCCAAACGGGTCTCAGAGTTGTGGTAGCTTATGGGGGAACACCAATGTATGATCAG CTGCGTGATCTGGAGAGGGGTGTCGATCTTCTTGTTGCTACACCTGGACGCCTTGTGGACATGGTTGAACGATCACGGATCTCTCTTGAGGCGATTAAGTACCTGGTAATGGATGAGGCTGACAGAATGCTGGATATGGGGTTTGAGCCTCAGATAAGAAAGATAGTTGATATGATGAATATGCCAAAAAAGTCTGTAAGACAAACTATGCTCTTCAGTGCAACCTTCCCTCCAGAAATACAG AGACTGGCTTCTGATTTCTTGCACAATTACATATTTATCACTGTCGGGAGGGTTGGGTCAAGCACAGACCTGATTGAGCAGAAAATTGAGTTTGTTAATGATGGGGAGAAAAGAGGCTTCCTGCTAGAAATTTTAAACAAGCAATGTGTTCGTGGACCTGATGGCAAG CAACCCCTAACGTTGATCTTTGTGGAGACAAAGAGGGAAGCTGACACATTGCGGTATTGGCTATACTCAAAAGGTTTCCCTGCAACAGCGATCCATGGTGACAGAACACAGCAG GAGAGGGAGAGTGCTCTGAGGTCTTTCAAGAGTGGCGCTACTCCAATCATGGTAGCTACTGATGTAGCGTCAAGGGGTTTGGATGTCCCGAACGTGGCTCATGTGATCAATTACGACCTCCCCAAGAGTGTCGAGGATTACGTCCATCGGATCGGAAGAACTGGGAGAGCTGGAAAGGCTGGGAACGCTACCGCCTTCTTCACCGAGTCGAACCACTCCCTGGCGAAGGGTCTGCTGGAGCTGATGACTGAGGCGAAGCGGGACGTGCCCAAGTGGCTCTTGGACTACGCTGAAAGACCATGCTATGGAGGGTCAAGCTACGGTGGAAGAGGCCGAAGGAGTGGTGGTGGGTTTGGCAGCAGAGACTATCGTCGCAGCAGCGACTACGGCTATGGTGGTAATGACTACAacaatggtggcggcggcagctacTCAGGTGGCGGTGGCTACGGCGGCCGCAGTGGCTACTCgggtggtggaggtggccgcGGTGGCTACTCTAGCGGTGGTGATGGCTATTCTGCCGGCGGCGGGTActctggtggtggtgggggctGCTCTCGTGATGGAGGTGGAGGCAGCGGAGACTCCTACAGATCAAGTGCTCCTCCTCCGCGGTACTACCCAACCTACCCCATGGGCACCACGGATATCAGCGCCTCTGGCTGGGACTAG